Proteins encoded in a region of the Capra hircus breed San Clemente chromosome 3, ASM170441v1, whole genome shotgun sequence genome:
- the DPM3 gene encoding dolichol-phosphate mannosyltransferase subunit 3: MTKLAQWLWGLALLGSAWAALTMGALGLELPSSCREVLWPLPAYLLVSAGCYALGTVGYRVATFHDCEDAARELQSQIQEARADLTRRGLRF; this comes from the coding sequence ATGACGAAATTAGCGCAGTGGCTGTGGGGGCTGGCGCTCCTGGGCTCCGCCTGGGCGGCCCTGACAATGGGAGCCCTGGGCCTGGAGCTGCCTTCGTCTTGCCGGgaggtcctgtggccactgcccgCCTACTTGCTGGTATCTGCCGGCTGCTATGCCCTGGGCACCGTGGGCTACCGTGTCGCTACTTTTCACGACTGCGAGGACGCCGCCCGCGAGCTGCAGAGCCAGATCCAAGAGGCCAGAGCCGACTTGACCCGCAGGGGACTTCGCTTCTGA